The region GCGGGACGCGGGCGCGGGCGGCTGCCGAGTCCGCAGCGTGCTGCACATCCGCTGCAATCGACACGGCGATGCTCGAATCGCTGAGCGTCGGGGCCGCGGCACCGGACTCGCTGCCGAGCTCGATGAGTCGGGCGGCACGGGTTCTGAGGACTTCCCCGACCAGGGACTCCACCCACTCGCCAACCACCCGAGGAACCGCAGGCGGCAGGGCATTTTCCAGGTCGATCGCCAGCTCGCGAGCACTCTGGTAGCGGGCTTCCGGCGCGCGTTCGAGCGCCTTCATCACCACCGCGTCCACTGCGGCGGAGAGCTCTGGCACGATGGAGGACGGCAGCGCGATCGGGTGGTCGAGCACCATCGACATCACCCGCATCGGTTCCTCGGCGTGGAACAACGCACGACTCGTCAACGCCTCCCAGAGCACGATGCCGGCGGCGAAGATGTCCACCCGATGGTCGAACTGATCCGCTCTGATCTGCTCCGGCGCCATGTAGCGGAACTTGCCCTTGATCCGCCCCGCCTCGGTCTCCATGATCCGGCGGGACGCCTTGGCAACGCCGAAGTCCACGACTCGCGCCACGCCGTCGACCCCGACCAGCACGTTCTGCGGCGAGATGTCCCGATGCACGATGTTCAGGGCGGCGCCGCGGTCATCGCGCGCGACGTGGGCGGCGTGCAGCCCATACAGCACGTTGCTCACGATGGCGCTCACCACCGCTGGCGGGATGCGCTCACGCTGGGACTTGACCTGCCGGACGAGGTGGGAGAGCGAGTCGCCCTCGACGTATTCCATGACCAGGAACAGGTCGCCCTCGACCGCCACGACATCGAGCGTCGACACGACGTTCGGATGCTGGATCCCCGCCGCGAGCCGGGCCTCGTCGATGAACATCGCGACGAATTCCGGGTCCTTGGCAAAGTGCGGGTGCAGCCGCTTGATGGCCACGGTCCGGGCAAAGCCCACTTGCCCGAGCATGCGCCCGAGGTGGATCGTCGCCATGCCCCCCGACGCAATCTCGTCGTAGAGCACGTAACGGCCGACCACCCGTCCCGGTTCAGGGGCGCTACTCAAGACAAGGCATGGTACCGCTTCGGGGTGGCGAACCCAAGTCACAGCCTGACAATCACGAAGGGGCGTGATAACCCGGTGGGCGAATGCGACGGCTGTGGGCAGCG is a window of Myxococcales bacterium DNA encoding:
- a CDS encoding protein kinase — translated: MSSAPEPGRVVGRYVLYDEIASGGMATIHLGRMLGQVGFARTVAIKRLHPHFAKDPEFVAMFIDEARLAAGIQHPNVVSTLDVVAVEGDLFLVMEYVEGDSLSHLVRQVKSQRERIPPAVVSAIVSNVLYGLHAAHVARDDRGAALNIVHRDISPQNVLVGVDGVARVVDFGVAKASRRIMETEAGRIKGKFRYMAPEQIRADQFDHRVDIFAAGIVLWEALTSRALFHAEEPMRVMSMVLDHPIALPSSIVPELSAAVDAVVMKALERAPEARYQSARELAIDLENALPPAVPRVVGEWVESLVGEVLRTRAARLIELGSESGAAAPTLSDSSIAVSIAADVQHAADSAAARARVPQASQADVLQSAPAHPVVDVPPAPTFLPTPFAQPAQVSSSPFTAEPPVTPSSPYQSPLQGPPSHTPAPGFAPVAPGMPGGPPVEPSSQISEVSTAAWDTEAQRSLLPAPQMRQVKVALASIAASLFLFLVVLLVFLRVRSGRDEAPDVQGLSPANAATPAVGPKATAPPTPPAATPAPAESAPAPPPVAEPSAEPEKPKKPEPVAEKEPVAPKPTKPSVNPVPKLPAAPANDCNPPWVIENGIKKFKRHCI